Genomic segment of Fischerella sp. PCC 9605:
CTTGATGTTCAACAAGGGTGTTAATCAACATGCCATCACGTCTGAAGAGTTTAATTGTCCCGTCATTACTCCCAGAGGCAATCATTTCTCCATTGGGGCTAAAACTGATGGAATAAATTGACCCTATATGTCCATTAATAGTTTGAATTAGCTTGCCATTGCTACTCCAGAGTTTAATCTTTCCATCCCTACCTCCAGAGGCGAGAATTTCTGCTTCAGGACTGAAATTAAAGGTATAAATTGAGTCGTTGCGAGTTAGAGTTTTGAGGAGTTTACCGTCTCTTTGCCAGAGTTTAATAGTTCCGTCATTGCTTCCAGAAGCTAGGATTTTGCCATCAGGACTGAACCTAACACTGAAAACATTACTTACGTTAGAAAGAGTTTTAATTAATGTGCCATCCCTTTGCCAAAGTTTAATTGTTCCATCATCACTCCCAGAGACAATCAGTTCTCCATCCGGACTAAAAATAACTGTTTTGATTCCTGCTTTATGTCCTCTTAACTGATTCTGTTCGCTAATTTGTGTGAGGCTATTGAGTAATGCATCAAAAGGTTTGGTGGTAGAATATTTATCTAATGATTCATCTGTTACTAATGCTTTTAACTCTTGCCCCGCTTGAATGGCTGATACTAAACCGTCTATTTGCTTTGACTCAAATAGTTTCAATGAATTGGTTGCTGTTTTTTCTATTCGGATAGTTTCTCGATAATCTCTGATTTGCTCTTGAGCATAAATACTAGTAATCAATGCGATAAATACAGATGTCAGCGAAGTGGTAAATAGAATAATCACTCCTCGACGAATTATCTGTTTTGATTTTTCATTTGCTGATGTTAAAATCTGATTTATTTTTCTATCTTGTTCGGCTTGACTAGCAGCTAAAAATTGATAATCTTCATTACTTAAATATTTATCTGCTGACCAATTTAGAGCATTATTTAAAGTTTGTCCTTGCAATAAATAAGAGGAATTATTATCAGATTTTAGCCAGCGATTAATTGCCTCGCTATAGGGACGGAGGTGAGTTAATTGATGGGTAATCCAATCCCAATTAAAAACAGTTTGATAAATGAGATTATAAACTTGTAAAGTATTATTTTTCTTGACGACTAAACCGGAGAGTCTTAACGCGGTTTGCTCCTCGCTTTCATCAGCTATAATACCTGCTTGATTAGATAAAATTCGCTGGTATAATCCTAGAATCCCAATGGTTTTAATTTCATCAATTAACAAACGGTTGCGTATAGTACGTAAATGTTCTGGTTCATCAACCGCTTCCCAATTTTTAATGACATAATCTTCGACTAAGTATTTAATATCTGAGCAACTTTTATCTGCAAAATTTACAATTAAGCTACACAATTTTTGAGTTAAAAATGGTTGTCCTCCTGTCCAGTTTAAAACTTGTTGTAAAATGATTTCAGGAGATTCTAGTTTTTCTTTCAGTCCCGGTAATAAAGCATCTTTAGCTTCTGCAAAAGTAAACCCAGTTAATTCAATGGATTTTCCAATATTAAAAGGTGTGCGTCCTTTATCTTGAATTAAATCGGCTGGACTAGCGACTCCAAGTAAACAAAAAATTAAGCGATTATAATCTGGCTTTTCTGAACGCTGATTATAACAAGCGCGAAGAAAAGCAAAAAAGTCATCTTTGAAATTAATCTTAATTAAACTATCAATCTCATCAAGGAAGATGACTATGCTTTGAGAGATTTTGACTAAAATTACCGATTCAATTAATTGTTGAAAACGCTGAAGATCGGTTAAATGCTCGTGTTGTTGCCACCAAGTATTAAAATCTAATTCAGTATCTAGTTCTAAGCCATCTAATATTTGATAAGCTATACCTTTATACCATTTTTCTGCACTGACATAACTGCCAATCAAAGTTAAATCTATAGATACACATCTGAAGCCTTCAGAACGAAGTTTTTTTCCCGTTCTCACTCGCAAGCTAGATTTGCCCATTTGACGCGAATTTAAGACAAAACAGTATTCGCCTGCTTTCAAAAAATTGAGGAGTTGACAATCTGCTTGGCGGACTACATAGGTACGATGATTATGAGTTAAACTGCCACCAACTTTATAATAATTAGTTGTCTCCATAATAGCTGGTTAATGAAAATCAATCAATTATTGATTAATGATTGCAATTCTTGTAATAAGTCTTCTGCTTTTTGGAATCCTTCTCTATTGTTTTGTTGATAGTATAGTCGGGAAGCTTGTTGTACATCTGTAATAGCTTTTTGGTAGTCTAACAATTTGTAGTAAGCAAGACCTCTTAATACATAAGCATTAGTATTATTGGGTTTTAGTTCAATTGCTTTACTGTAATCAGCGATCGCTCTTTGATAGCCTTTTAAATAGAAGTAAGCAAAACCTCTTAATTCATAAGCATTAGCATCATTGGTTTTTAGTTCAAGAACTTTTGTATAATCAGCGATCGCTCTTTGATAGCCTTTTAAATAGAAGTAAGCAAAACCTCTTAATTCATAAGCATTAGAATCATTGGGTTTTAGTTCAATTGCTTTACTGTAATCAGCGATCGCTCTTTGATAGTCTTTTAATAGGAAGTAAGCATTACCTCTTTCGTAGTGGTTTATAGGATTGTTAGGTTCAAGCGCTATAGCTTTACTAAAATCAAAAATTGCTTTTTCATAGTCTTTTATATTATAGGAAGTAAGCAATACCTCTCATTTTGTAACTTTCAAAATCATTAGGCTGAAGTTCAATGGCTTTATTGTAATCAACGATCGCTCTTTGATAGTCTTTTACTTTCAAGTAAGCATCACCTCTCGTTCTGTAGCTTTCAACATCATTAGGTTGAAGTTCTATGATTTTACTGTAATCAGCGATCGCTTTTTGGTAGTCCTTTAGTGCGAGATAAGCAAGACCTCTCGTTTCGTAAGTTTTAACATCATTAGGTTGAAGTTCTATGACTTTGCTGTAATCAGCGATCGCTTTTTGGTAATCCTTTAGTACGAGATAAGCAAGACCTCTCATTCTGTAGCTTTCAACATCATTAGATTGAAGTTCTATGACTTTGCTGTAATCAACGATCGCTCTTGGATAGTCTTTTAATTGGAAGTAAGTACGACCTCTTAAGTAGTAATATTGAACATCGTTAGGTTTAATTTCTATGACTTTACTAAAATCAAGAATAGCTCTTCCATAGTCTTTTAGTGCGGCATAAGCAAGACCTCGATTTAAGTAAACAAGTGAGAACCTATCTGCCATCTCAGGATTATCAATTAGCCCTTCAGGCATACGTTCAATAGCTTGAGTGAAATCAGCGATCGCTTTTTCATACTCTTTTAATTTGGCGTAAGCATCACCTCTGAGAACATAAAGATAATCATAATCTGGCCGTAATTCAATGGCTTTGTTATAATCAGCAAAAGCTTTATCGTAGTTTTTTAGTTGAAAGTAAGCCTTACCTCTTCTGGAGTAGACATTTACAATTGACTCCGGAACGTCTTCAATTTCAATAGCTTTGGTGAAGTCAGCAATAGATTTTTCATAGTTTTTTATATCAAGATAGGCACTCCCTCTACGATAGTAAGCATCCCATTTTATTGTGACTACTTTTCTTATGAATAAAGGCTCATCATTAGGTGCAACTTCAATCGCTTTCGTGTAATCAGCAAAAGCTTTGTCGTAGTCTTTTAGTTGAAAGTAAGCATCACCTCTAATGTTGTAACTTTCTGCATTGTTAGGTTGAACTTTAATAATTTGAGTATAATCAGCAACAGCTTTTTTATACTCTTTTAATTTGAAGTAAGCATCACCTCTGACTTTGTAGCTATAACTATCAGGTGTAATTTCAATTGCTCTAGTATAATCAGCAACAGCTTTTTTATACTCTTTTAATTTGAAGTAAGCATCACCCCTAATTTTGTAGCTATAACTACTAGGTGCAACTTCAATGGCTCTAGTATAATCAGCAAAAGCTTTATCGTAGTTTTTTAATTCAAAGTAAGCATCACCTCTAGTTCGGTAATTAAGACCATTAGGCTTAAGTTCAATTGCTTTAGTATAATCAGCAAAAGCTTTATCGTAGTCTTTTAATTCAAAGTAAGCCTTTCCTCTAGTTCGGTAATTAAAACCATTAGGCTCAAGTTCAATAGCTTTCGTATAATCAGCAAAAGCTTTGTCATAGTCTTTTAAGTGAAGAAAGTAAAAACGACCTCTTGTTTGGTAATGCTCACTATTAGGCTCAAGTTCAATAGCTTTCGTGTAATTAGCAATGACCTTAATAACTTTGTTTTTGTCAAAAGGTACTTTTTTGGCCAATAAAAGGGAAAGTTCATCTCGAAAAGCCCTATAGAAATACATTTTCGCACTAGGATTAATCTTCAAAGCTTCATTGTAAGCAACAAGCTCCTCTTGGTAACGTTTTAAGAACCAAAGAACATGGGCTTTTTGTACATAAAGATTAAAATCTTTGGGCTGGATTGCAATTGCCTTATCAATAGCGGCTAGTGCTTCTGAATATTTACTCAATGCTGTAAGTGTATAACTTTGCCGACGCCAACCTTGGTAGAAATTTGGTTGGAGCTTGGTAGCTTGTTTAAAATCAGCAAGCGCTTTTTGAGATATACTCCAACTTAGACCTGCTTTTACTTGCGGTTGATCAATTAATACTAAACCCCTAGCATAATAAGCTTGATAAAAGTCTGGCTTAAGTTTGATTGCCTGAGTAAACGCAGCAAATGCTTCTTCTTGTCTATCTAATTTTTGAAGTTGACTTCCATAATTGAGCCAATCAAATGCACTATGAGGAACCTTCAAGGAAAATAGTTGATTCTCAATCGAAGTAGCTTCTGAGCTATTTAAACCTGCTGGAAGAGAATTTTCTATTTTTAAATCTTCAGTTTTAACACCTGTCTTGCTAGCTAGACTTAAAAAGGTTGCGATGGGAACCCCCAAACTATAACCGAGGTGAAGTTCAACCATTTGACCTGCTTGATCTATTTCAATCTCGTCTTCAGCCGCCGTATTAATTCCTATCACACGACCAGAACGATCTAAGACAGGACTTCCACTCATCCCCCGATAGGACGCATTGGTGTAATACAGACCATAGTGTTTAGTCAGAGAATGTATATCTTGTACATTTTCTTGTGCATCTTCTTTCTTGACAGCTTTTCCAGCAGTTAATAGCCTATTAGAAGTTTTGGTTCCTGGAAATCCAGAGACAAAAATCCATTGTGATCCTTCAGAACCTACTTTATATTTTGCTAAATTGGCAACTGTGTAAGTTTTGCCAGAAGTAAATGAAACTACTGCTAAATCAACTCCTTCTAAACAGGTCATCTTCTCAAGATTTACCGGATATCTTTGTCCGTCAGGAGTAACAATGTGATATTCCTCTGTTCTTTGTTCCGTATCAAGCTGACATCCTGGTTTAGCTTCATCTCGGTCTACCACATGATTTGCCGTCAAGACATAATAAGTCTGTCCCTGCTTGGCAACTATTACCCCTGAACCATTGCCACTGTAGCGCAAATCAATCTTTACGGTAATCTGTTGGGCAATATCATCTACTTCCTTAACTATGCCAGTATATTGAGTCGTCTGTGGCGGATTTTTCTGGTTTTCTGCATTGGGAATAATCTCTGTTAGCTGGGGTGCAATTTGGGTTAATTTCGCAATCGGTACAGCAAAACTCGACTGGCGCATTTTCTCCATCACTCTTGGAGTGGGAATGGTTCTATCCTGATAGATATAGGCATCATTGAGAATTGGCTCTGCACTTTGTCCTACAATCCCAATGAGTTTCCCCTCTTCATTCAACACAGGCCCCCCACTCATTCCTTGTTGTGTCTGGTTGGTGTAGCCTATCTGGTAGCCACCCCTTAAGGGTTTAGTCGCGATCAGGGTAATTTTGCCACTGGTAAAAATTAATTGTTCTTGCTCAAAGGGAAACCCTGCGGTGAAGACTACTTGATTTTCTTTAAGGGTAGATGAGTTTCCCACAGTGGCAACTGCATAGTTATCCTTAGCTTGAAATTCTAACAATACTAAATCGTTATCAGAGGATGTATCACCTTGATAGATAAGGTTTGCTTGATAGACTTTGCCATCAGAGGTTTGAATGCGATAGGGATTGCCGCGACTGACGACATGGGCATTAGTTAAGATGGTATAAACTTGTCCTTTTTTGGCAATTAAAATCCCGGAACCACGATAGTTTCCTACAAGGACTTTAACGGTGATGGATTGAGCGATTTGACGCACCTTGTCGGATGCTGTTTGGGTGGGAACTGAGGGAGTAGGAATATTGCTAGATGCAGGGGTTGAAAAAGTAGGGGTACAAATGAGTAATAAACTGCTAAAACTAGCAATCACAGGGATATAGGGGCAATTTTTCATATCTGTCAACTACGTTTAACTTCTATATTTAGAGATTGACGATAGGATAAAGACTATTTATCTCTATCAGATTGTTGATGAAGCATTCTGAAGATCTGAATTTTGTACTTGAAAATCTTTTTATTACTTGCTTACAACTGGTTGGTTACGCAACCACTCATCTATGTCAATCTGATAGTAGACTTGAGGAGTGCCACTACTGTGTTTGACAGGACCAACACTACGACCGTTGAGAGTGTCTTTTAATTGATTGAGAATTTGCAATGGCTTGTCTTCACGTCGCAGAGTCATTAGCACAGTCTCGCAGGAACCATCGTATTTACTGCTAGCACAGATAATATTTTGACCGTTGCTGGTGGTACTATTGGTAAGAAAATTTAAGTTGTCATTGTTGTAAGCTTGTTGGAAGCGGGGTGATACTTGTTGACAGCGCTGTTGCGGAGAATAGCTGCCTAATGCTTTTACCCAGCGAACGACAGCAATTTTTCCTCTTGGTGTCCAAGCAAAAGTCGTAGGTAAACGCTTGCCGTCGTTTTGGTCGAAACTAACTCCACAGATAAACTGTACGGATGTCTGGGCTTCTGTTCTAGGCATGCAAGAAGCTATGCTCACACAAGTAACAATTCCGGTTAACAAAAGTGTCGTCGTTAATTTCCAATTCATAGTTTTATTTTCCGTAATCGTGCAAGTTTTTGTAAGGAAAAAACTGTGACGCACCTGTAGCTAACTTTCAGTACGCGGTTTATTTACACCTACATACTTAGTTGCCTCTATCGTTTTTATTTATTAACAAATGCCCGTAAACTGTATTCTCCCGACTCGCCGCGCTCAAAAGCATTTGCTAACACTACATAAGTTCCACCTTCTGGCAAGGTGACAACTAATCTGGCGTTAAAGTCTTTGGAAGAGATATCATCATTTTGTTCGACGAGTTTCTTTTGAGCAGGTAGCAACAGGAATAAAGCTGGATCTATTTGCTTACTATTCATCTCAATCGTTATCTTTTCGCCTGCTCGACCTTTAAAGACATAAGCTTGATAATAGCTACCATTGGCTAGAATACCGTCTCCACTGTGCAGCTTTGCTGTCACCGTTTGACCGTCTAGAGGCAAAAGTTGAACTGGCGTACTGTTATGGGGTTGTTGTCGCCGCGCTACTGAAGAGGAGTTTCCTTGCTGTAGGGCGACTAAAAAAGGTTTTACCCGATCAGTTGCGATCGCTATGCCAATACCAGCATTAGAGTTGCCATTCGGATTAACTAACAGGGTATTGACCCCGATTACTTCTGCCTTGGAATTGAGTAAAGGCCCCCCTGAATTACCTGGATTAATCACAGCATTGTGTTGGATGAAACCTCTTCTAGGATCTAAACGACTGACGATACCGTTGGTGAAAGTATGCTCTAAACCAAAGGGAGAACCAATTGCATATACCGACTGTCCGACTTTGACAGTTCCGGGTGCAGCCAAACGTAAGGTAGGCAAACGACGTTGATTGCGAATTTTGATTGCTGCTAAGTCTAATCCCTGTCCTTGAAAACCGATGACATCAGCCTGTAATTCCTTGCCGTCAGCTAAAATAACGGTAACGCTAGAAGGTGCATTTTCAACTACGTGAGCATTGGTTAAGACTAAACCATTAGGCGTAACGATAAAACCACTTCCAACTACATCACCATGTCTAATGGTCACTACCGCAGGACTGGCTGTTTCATATACTTCGATTCGGGTTTGTTCTTCAGAACTTTGCACTAGGGTCTGCGCTGGTGGCTGAGTCTGATCTACTTTCTCAACGATTTTCGCGAAAGTGCTGCTTATTTCTCCATTAAAAAGCACGCTTGTCAAAATTACTGATGTCCATATCCGTAGGAGTTTCCCATTCATCTTGCGTCTTTTTTCTCTGGCTTCTTTAGGCATCTTAGGCGCTTTCAGAAGCTCTATTTCAAAATTGAGCCAAATTTCACTTATTTTCTCTCAAGTTATGCTATATGTGAAGTTTTTTTCACTAAACTAAGGCTCAACAGAACTTCATATACAATCAATAGCAACTCAGGATGAGATGCTTGCGTAATCATCTTTTACGAACTCAAGCAGGAGAACGCAATCTGGGAGCACCAAAACTTCAATACTAGTTTAAATCTTGTTGACCCTAACTCCCTTTTCTTTCATTCTCTACTGATAACCTTCTCCTCATTGCTAGCGATCGCCAAACCTACAGTCCCAACTCATCCTGGTAGGGCCTTACACCGAGCCATCCAAATCTTCCAAGCCATCAAACAATGGAATCATCAGCACCCACAAAGTACTTTCGCCATCACAATTATGCTTGCTTGGCCGCACCTTTAACGTCCACCGAGACGCCGTAAAGCAATTCCTTCACACCTACGATCGCGATATTCAGCAATACCACGACTCCCAGGGTGTTACCAATCTACGCGGACACAACCGTCAAGCTGGTAGAAACGTCCATCAACTCAAGGCTTTTGTTCAAAAACACTTACAAAATCTTTCGTAATAACCGTACTCAGCAGTCGTACTAACCTAGGGTGTTTACTTTGAGTGTTTTTAGGGAATTTCCTGGAAAATTATTCATGCTACTTTTCACTTGTCGGAAAGCGGCTGGAACAATAGCTTTCCGACCAAAAGAGCCAACACATATTTTACATGAAGTCTTGTAAGCTAAAGGGTTCAAAGTAAACAGCCTAGTACTAACCGTACAACATCTGCTGACTGTTGACTTAGCAATGAAACCCATTGCCAACAGAGAATGAGTAATACTTCGATGAGGAAACCTGTCTTCTATCCAACTGCTAATGGGAAAGAAGATTTTACCGATGGTGCTTTCGGTGGTGTCGAGTCGGGAAGCTGCGAACCGAGAATGGCTAAACCCAAGGGTAAGGGGTCGGCAGTGCCGAGGATTAGGGAAGTTCCAGCAGTGGCGATTGTGGCGTGGGTAATTGCCATCATAAATCAGTTATCAGTAAAGAGTGAGCAGTTACCAGTTTTGGGTTATTTGTTTGGGTTGTCAGTTATTCGGCTCACTAACGGTGTAACTAAGAAGCGATCGCTTTATGAATTTAATTTAATCTCTGTATGCTTTGCTCAGTAGGGGTTTCAGTGTAAGTTGCATCGTATGACACGAACCTTCTATTAGGTCTAATTAATACCCAAGTAAATGGGTTTACTTTCGCAACTAAAATTATTTCCTTCGATGCCAATAGTTATAAGGCTCTCGTTACCAAATGGGGAAAGTGATTGATCAAAAGACTTCAGATGAATAGTAAAACGCCAAGGTCCTTTTGCTGGAATAAAAAGCGGATCATCAAACGTGAATCTAGAAAGCTTTTTCGTAAAATCAACTGGTATTGTATATGCATTCATAACTTTAATGACCCCTGGCATTGGATAAGCTTTGGGTATAGTCCAAGCCGCTAATGGTGCTACAAATAACCGCGTAATTATTACAGTATCATCCGACTTATTTCTTACTGTCACATCAAGGATTGGATCAACCACTTTGTCATAAGCAGTAGAATCAAATCTTCTCATTCCTTGCTCATCAACACCAAACCTACATATTGTTTGATGAAAAGAATACCTAGATAGTTCATATAAATATGAAAGTTCCTCCTGACCAGTAAGCTCTAGAGGGTGGATTGGAATTTCGTGCAGTGTATCCCAATGGCAATGATGTCGGCGAACATCAATATTAATTATTTCAAGTAGATCAACAATGTCTTGTTTTCTCCTTTCTTGATAATCTCTGTAGCGGTTCACAGTAATCGGAGGGGGAAAAGTATTACGATCGTAATTCAAATTCAGGTCTTCTTGCTTACCGTTCTGGTAATGAACCACTCCATCATGGCTTCCCACATCTATCTTCATAGTCTTTATAAAATCACAAAGCAAACGATGTTGAATAGATGATGCAGATTCAGGTCGTGCAATTGTAGAATGATCGGAACCCGGCACTTTGAACGGATTGTCAAAGTATCTTGCAGCAGCAAATGGTTCAACAATTTGCTCTTTGAAAAACAAACAAATTTTGGAAAAGATTGAAAGGTCTTCGATTAATTCTTTTCCTTTGATCGCTAATTTACCTGTTTCCTTGAGATTCCTGAAATCTTTATCAAGATCGTTCAGCCAAGTGTTACTTTGTGAAAACCTTAGTGCATCTGCTTGCGTATGACCTACAGCTTTTGAGACAATACTGAGCAAGTTTGCATATCTAGACCCCAACGATGGAGATGCAATCAAGAATAAACCAGCTTCCTCCAATCCATTTTCAAGCAAATCTAGTTGTTGACTAACCAGAAATCGTCTAGCGACAATCCCTCCCATACTGTGGCAGACGAATATCATTTGCGAATGATTGAGCGCATTATCCAAGCGTAAATTTTCCTTGAGTGAATCTACGACATCTCCTAAACTGTAGTAACCGCCAGAAATGCCTGTTCGATAAGTAAATACATAGATTCCAATCGATGAAAGATCATTTTCTGCTTTAAGTAGCTCAGGCCAGTAGGTTCCGTTTGGATTTCTCCAACACTCCTCACTAGAATTAATACCATGAATAAAAATAACGCTTAGATCATTATTAGGTTGTCTAAGCCAGTTTCCTTGAGTCATATTATTCCTAACAAGGTGTCGCCGTGTCGCCTTTACTCCTCACATCACACTTCAAAATT
This window contains:
- a CDS encoding AAA-like domain-containing protein yields the protein METTNYYKVGGSLTHNHRTYVVRQADCQLLNFLKAGEYCFVLNSRQMGKSSLRVRTGKKLRSEGFRCVSIDLTLIGSYVSAEKWYKGIAYQILDGLELDTELDFNTWWQQHEHLTDLQRFQQLIESVILVKISQSIVIFLDEIDSLIKINFKDDFFAFLRACYNQRSEKPDYNRLIFCLLGVASPADLIQDKGRTPFNIGKSIELTGFTFAEAKDALLPGLKEKLESPEIILQQVLNWTGGQPFLTQKLCSLIVNFADKSCSDIKYLVEDYVIKNWEAVDEPEHLRTIRNRLLIDEIKTIGILGLYQRILSNQAGIIADESEEQTALRLSGLVVKKNNTLQVYNLIYQTVFNWDWITHQLTHLRPYSEAINRWLKSDNNSSYLLQGQTLNNALNWSADKYLSNEDYQFLAASQAEQDRKINQILTSANEKSKQIIRRGVIILFTTSLTSVFIALITSIYAQEQIRDYRETIRIEKTATNSLKLFESKQIDGLVSAIQAGQELKALVTDESLDKYSTTKPFDALLNSLTQISEQNQLRGHKAGIKTVIFSPDGELIVSGSDDGTIKLWQRDGTLIKTLSNVSNVFSVRFSPDGKILASGSNDGTIKLWQRDGKLLKTLTRNDSIYTFNFSPEAEILASGGRDGKIKLWSSNGKLIQTINGHIGSIYSISFSPNGEMIASGSNDGTIKLFRRDGMLINTLVEHQGSVNTLSFSPDGKIIASGSNDNTVKLWNLKGKLIKTLNGHNAEINSINFSPDGTIIASGSGDKTIKLWKSDGTLIKTLSGHNDSVMSVNFSPDKKEIASASLDATIKLWNLIDTPIPRFKRHQNIVTSISFSPDGTKIVSSSLDKTIKLWNLEGEIVKTFKSDGKWIYFVSFSADGKTLAAVTSDGVVELRQEDGELIQTLADPQGDVTRVSFSPDGLTLATGSSNHSVKLWSKDGKLRKTLTGHNSDVTSINYSPDEKILASGGSDGSIKLWRDDGTLIQTRTGHNGQVTQISFSRDGKEFASSSEDGTVKLWKIDGTEIATFSGHNQGVTSVSFHPNGKILASSSSDGMINLWKSDGTLLFSVVVGNQVTGVAFSPNGQTLVAGSSDGSVILWSLNLDNLLRRGCSWLKDYLVHHPQPTVCLK
- a CDS encoding tetratricopeptide repeat protein; this translates as MLTSYNIKDYEKAIFDFSKAIALEPNNPINHYERGNAYFLLKDYQRAIADYSKAIELKPNDSNAYELRGFAYFYLKGYQRAIADYTKVLELKTNDANAYELRGFAYFYLKGYQRAIADYSKAIELKPNNTNAYVLRGLAYYKLLDYQKAITDVQQASRLYYQQNNREGFQKAEDLLQELQSLINN
- a CDS encoding tetratricopeptide repeat protein, giving the protein MKNCPYIPVIASFSSLLLICTPTFSTPASSNIPTPSVPTQTASDKVRQIAQSITVKVLVGNYRGSGILIAKKGQVYTILTNAHVVSRGNPYRIQTSDGKVYQANLIYQGDTSSDNDLVLLEFQAKDNYAVATVGNSSTLKENQVVFTAGFPFEQEQLIFTSGKITLIATKPLRGGYQIGYTNQTQQGMSGGPVLNEEGKLIGIVGQSAEPILNDAYIYQDRTIPTPRVMEKMRQSSFAVPIAKLTQIAPQLTEIIPNAENQKNPPQTTQYTGIVKEVDDIAQQITVKIDLRYSGNGSGVIVAKQGQTYYVLTANHVVDRDEAKPGCQLDTEQRTEEYHIVTPDGQRYPVNLEKMTCLEGVDLAVVSFTSGKTYTVANLAKYKVGSEGSQWIFVSGFPGTKTSNRLLTAGKAVKKEDAQENVQDIHSLTKHYGLYYTNASYRGMSGSPVLDRSGRVIGINTAAEDEIEIDQAGQMVELHLGYSLGVPIATFLSLASKTGVKTEDLKIENSLPAGLNSSEATSIENQLFSLKVPHSAFDWLNYGSQLQKLDRQEEAFAAFTQAIKLKPDFYQAYYARGLVLIDQPQVKAGLSWSISQKALADFKQATKLQPNFYQGWRRQSYTLTALSKYSEALAAIDKAIAIQPKDFNLYVQKAHVLWFLKRYQEELVAYNEALKINPSAKMYFYRAFRDELSLLLAKKVPFDKNKVIKVIANYTKAIELEPNSEHYQTRGRFYFLHLKDYDKAFADYTKAIELEPNGFNYRTRGKAYFELKDYDKAFADYTKAIELKPNGLNYRTRGDAYFELKNYDKAFADYTRAIEVAPSSYSYKIRGDAYFKLKEYKKAVADYTRAIEITPDSYSYKVRGDAYFKLKEYKKAVADYTQIIKVQPNNAESYNIRGDAYFQLKDYDKAFADYTKAIEVAPNDEPLFIRKVVTIKWDAYYRRGSAYLDIKNYEKSIADFTKAIEIEDVPESIVNVYSRRGKAYFQLKNYDKAFADYNKAIELRPDYDYLYVLRGDAYAKLKEYEKAIADFTQAIERMPEGLIDNPEMADRFSLVYLNRGLAYAALKDYGRAILDFSKVIEIKPNDVQYYYLRGRTYFQLKDYPRAIVDYSKVIELQSNDVESYRMRGLAYLVLKDYQKAIADYSKVIELQPNDVKTYETRGLAYLALKDYQKAIADYSKIIELQPNDVESYRTRGDAYLKVKDYQRAIVDYNKAIELQPNDFESYKMRGIAYFL
- a CDS encoding COP23 domain-containing protein is translated as MNWKLTTTLLLTGIVTCVSIASCMPRTEAQTSVQFICGVSFDQNDGKRLPTTFAWTPRGKIAVVRWVKALGSYSPQQRCQQVSPRFQQAYNNDNLNFLTNSTTSNGQNIICASSKYDGSCETVLMTLRREDKPLQILNQLKDTLNGRSVGPVKHSSGTPQVYYQIDIDEWLRNQPVVSK
- a CDS encoding S1C family serine protease, translating into MPKEAREKRRKMNGKLLRIWTSVILTSVLFNGEISSTFAKIVEKVDQTQPPAQTLVQSSEEQTRIEVYETASPAVVTIRHGDVVGSGFIVTPNGLVLTNAHVVENAPSSVTVILADGKELQADVIGFQGQGLDLAAIKIRNQRRLPTLRLAAPGTVKVGQSVYAIGSPFGLEHTFTNGIVSRLDPRRGFIQHNAVINPGNSGGPLLNSKAEVIGVNTLLVNPNGNSNAGIGIAIATDRVKPFLVALQQGNSSSVARRQQPHNSTPVQLLPLDGQTVTAKLHSGDGILANGSYYQAYVFKGRAGEKITIEMNSKQIDPALFLLLPAQKKLVEQNDDISSKDFNARLVVTLPEGGTYVVLANAFERGESGEYSLRAFVNK
- a CDS encoding alpha/beta fold hydrolase is translated as MTQGNWLRQPNNDLSVIFIHGINSSEECWRNPNGTYWPELLKAENDLSSIGIYVFTYRTGISGGYYSLGDVVDSLKENLRLDNALNHSQMIFVCHSMGGIVARRFLVSQQLDLLENGLEEAGLFLIASPSLGSRYANLLSIVSKAVGHTQADALRFSQSNTWLNDLDKDFRNLKETGKLAIKGKELIEDLSIFSKICLFFKEQIVEPFAAARYFDNPFKVPGSDHSTIARPESASSIQHRLLCDFIKTMKIDVGSHDGVVHYQNGKQEDLNLNYDRNTFPPPITVNRYRDYQERRKQDIVDLLEIINIDVRRHHCHWDTLHEIPIHPLELTGQEELSYLYELSRYSFHQTICRFGVDEQGMRRFDSTAYDKVVDPILDVTVRNKSDDTVIITRLFVAPLAAWTIPKAYPMPGVIKVMNAYTIPVDFTKKLSRFTFDDPLFIPAKGPWRFTIHLKSFDQSLSPFGNESLITIGIEGNNFSCESKPIYLGIN